A window of Plantibacter sp. PA-3-X8 genomic DNA:
CTCGATGACGAGGACACCGACCGCGATCAGGCCGATGCCGACGATCATCTTCGGCGTCAGCTTCTCCTTGAAGAGCACGCGCGCACCGATGGCCGTGAGGGCGACCCCGCAGGCGGCCCAGATCCCGTAGGCGATCCCGACGGGCATCCCGTTCGCGAGTGCGATGGTCAGCAGTCCGAAGGCGGTCACGTAGAACACGGCGACGGGAGCGATCCACCGCTTCTTCCGCAGGCCTTCCGACGCGCGCAGGGAGAGCGTCGCGGCGACCTCGGTGACGATGGCGCCGGCCAGGAGCAACCAGGTCATGCGCCGACC
This region includes:
- a CDS encoding multidrug efflux SMR transporter, whose translation is MTWLLLAGAIVTEVAATLSLRASEGLRKKRWIAPVAVFYVTAFGLLTIALANGMPVGIAYGIWAACGVALTAIGARVLFKEKLTPKMIVGIGLIAVGVLVIELGSQAH